One segment of Patescibacteria group bacterium DNA contains the following:
- a CDS encoding helix-turn-helix transcriptional regulator has protein sequence MSNNNQGSKIAKNLKKIRQDKGISQDRLSKLADLSLNTVVTVESGANPNPTIETLTRIAKALDVGVDDLIKN, from the coding sequence ATGTCAAATAATAATCAAGGTTCAAAAATAGCCAAAAACTTGAAGAAAATCCGGCAGGACAAAGGTATTTCCCAAGATCGCCTGTCCAAGCTGGCGGATTTGTCGCTTAATACCGTGGTTACAGTGGAATCGGGAGCAAACCCAAACCCAACTATTGAAACACTAACGAGAATCGCCAAAGCGTTGGATGTTGGCGTTGATGATTTAATCAAAAACTAA
- a CDS encoding NAD(P)H-hydrate dehydratase — translation MAFVISAELIRSIYKPRPLDAKKYDYGHLLVVGGSVHYTGAPQLVALAAMRAGCDLATIVAPQRAADAAAGANPNLVTWPLDGDAISNRHLPKMRELVTHKTAMVIGNGAGREEGTFDALLKIMKECTMPAVIDADAIRALRKIDFEEMKGKPFVFTPHAGEFFALTGIDPAMKPFEERIEIVKQAARTLGCVVVLKGNKDIISDGQEVAVNSTGTPFMTKGGTGDVLAGIIGALLARGATPFIAAQAGCWISGKAGELAGALKGEGLLATDVIDEIPHVLLDVLT, via the coding sequence ATGGCATTTGTAATATCTGCAGAGTTGATACGTTCTATTTACAAGCCCCGTCCTTTGGATGCCAAGAAATACGACTATGGCCATCTTTTGGTCGTAGGTGGGTCAGTGCACTATACCGGCGCGCCGCAGCTGGTGGCGCTGGCGGCAATGAGGGCAGGATGTGATTTAGCAACCATTGTTGCACCGCAGCGGGCGGCAGACGCTGCGGCAGGCGCGAATCCCAATCTGGTTACGTGGCCGCTTGATGGCGACGCGATTTCCAATCGGCATTTGCCGAAGATGCGGGAACTTGTGACACATAAAACGGCCATGGTCATTGGAAATGGCGCGGGAAGGGAGGAGGGTACGTTCGATGCGCTGTTGAAGATTATGAAAGAATGCACCATGCCCGCGGTCATTGACGCGGATGCCATACGTGCGTTGAGGAAAATTGATTTTGAAGAGATGAAGGGCAAACCATTTGTCTTTACCCCGCACGCAGGAGAATTTTTTGCGCTTACCGGCATTGATCCTGCCATGAAGCCATTTGAAGAACGGATAGAAATCGTGAAGCAGGCAGCGCGAACGCTGGGCTGCGTCGTGGTACTCAAAGGAAATAAGGATATTATTTCTGACGGACAGGAAGTGGCAGTGAATTCCACAGGCACACCCTTCATGACAAAGGGCGGCACTGGAGACGTGCTCGCAGGCATTATCGGCGCGCTCCTCGCGCGCGGAGCAACGCCATTCATTGCCGCGCAAGCAGGCTGCTGGATATCAGGAAAGGCAGGGGAGCTCGCAGGCGCTTTGAAAGGCGAAGGGCTTCTTGCCACGGATGTGATTGATGAGATTCCGCACGTGTTACTTGATGTGTTAACATGA
- a CDS encoding nucleoside-diphosphate kinase — protein sequence MIHPKQERTYVMVKPDGVKRGLVGEVMKRFEQRGLKIVALKMFTATREQIDGHYPKDDTWVERLGHKTLDTYSHYGLDPVKELGTGEPKEIGKMVRGWLLDYMTEGPLVKMVIEGIHAIDMVRKVCGHTLPNKAEMGTIRGDYSVDSPAAANRDRRGIHNLVHASETPKEAAHEIEYWFSPEDLHDYKRAEEDIMF from the coding sequence ATGATTCACCCCAAACAAGAACGAACTTATGTGATGGTCAAACCAGACGGCGTGAAGCGCGGATTGGTGGGCGAGGTGATGAAGCGCTTTGAGCAGCGTGGTTTAAAAATCGTGGCGCTTAAAATGTTTACTGCAACCCGTGAACAGATTGATGGGCATTATCCGAAGGATGACACTTGGGTAGAACGTTTGGGACACAAAACACTTGATACGTACTCTCATTACGGCCTTGATCCAGTGAAAGAGTTGGGCACGGGGGAACCCAAAGAGATCGGCAAAATGGTGCGCGGGTGGCTGCTTGACTATATGACCGAAGGGCCGTTGGTGAAGATGGTCATTGAAGGAATTCATGCGATAGATATGGTGCGCAAAGTGTGCGGGCACACCCTGCCCAACAAGGCGGAGATGGGCACAATCCGCGGCGATTATTCGGTGGACTCGCCAGCCGCCGCAAACCGCGACCGGAGGGGAATCCACAATCTCGTACACGCCTCGGAAACTCCCAAAGAAGCGGCGCATGAAATCGAATACTGGTTTTCTCCGGAAGACCTCCACGACTACAAGCGGGCAGAGGAAGATATTATGTTCTAA
- a CDS encoding ComEC/Rec2 family competence protein, giving the protein MFRRSTIIFTLAAAFIAGIAFRSWIAIPLLLNYTFGLCGIVIIVLGRKGRMRILGAVILVAAISMGRLAGALQPPSLFDVSHFAGVEVTLTGIVAANPDMRMRTTRAVVSAHEVAVNNERRAVTGKILATVPAVVEYETGDVVQFRCVVKKPEPFNDFDYPRYLAKDGIYSLCPYPEVISHTAGKRSIRWALSRLKRDFITSLARVIPEPEGAFLSALLTGARGRIPESVNDDFTRTGISHLIAISGYNITIIATGILGLLTLFVRRHIAFPFLVIIISGFTVLVGGSASVVRAAVMGLMLHAAYVSDRMYKPLSGLTLVAAGMLLLNPRLLRDDLGFDLSFLATVGILLVSPHLMRRLAFIPERWKLREIIALTLAAQVTTLPLLVGSFDRVSVISPIANLMLVPWVPFLMAIGFIAGIVGVFPLAGEAVGAMVWVMAHAFLAVAHALAQVPGAALQVPSWSWTAVVALYALAIIGWWQRRLLVLLWGNFKQRYRARFFAPSLMKSKETIAAQSMEIALVPIDESLFREPVIMLEEKGKKDQPARAQEPYWKKIIHGIEAHRFPIAIGAVALLFLAYSFPLYLRSKKLEVTFFDVGQGDAALINIPRGQQALIDGGPDAGILSKLGSALPWWDRTIEYVVLTHPHTDHVTGLVEVLKRYKVEKVVMTGVAHTTDEYLAFLDEVRGRNIPVQFVASGDSFELGNGEFSVLAPQEGLEGIRVEELNGTSVVLRFAYGESSFLFMGDAPVAMEEGILAAGEWDLESNVLKVGHHGSSDANSEEFINAVAPQYAVISAGKDNPYGHPSLRTVKRLERAGATVLRTDVRGDVRFTSDGLSLYGPLPRKEEVR; this is encoded by the coding sequence ATGTTCCGCCGCTCCACCATTATCTTTACCCTTGCGGCAGCGTTTATTGCAGGCATTGCTTTTCGGTCGTGGATAGCCATACCTTTGCTGCTCAATTATACTTTTGGTTTATGCGGCATTGTCATTATCGTGCTCGGGAGGAAAGGCAGAATGCGCATTCTGGGCGCCGTAATTCTTGTTGCTGCCATTAGCATGGGGAGGTTGGCGGGGGCGCTCCAACCTCCTTCTCTTTTTGACGTTTCTCATTTTGCGGGAGTTGAGGTGACGCTCACTGGGATTGTGGCAGCCAATCCCGATATGCGGATGAGGACGACGCGCGCAGTAGTCAGCGCGCATGAGGTGGCGGTGAACAATGAGCGTCGTGCCGTGACTGGAAAAATATTGGCAACTGTGCCTGCGGTCGTGGAGTATGAAACAGGGGACGTGGTCCAATTCAGATGCGTGGTGAAGAAACCGGAGCCATTCAATGATTTTGATTACCCTCGTTATCTTGCCAAAGACGGTATTTACTCATTGTGCCCGTATCCGGAGGTCATTTCCCATACTGCAGGAAAACGCAGCATCAGATGGGCGCTTAGCAGGCTGAAAAGGGATTTTATTACATCATTGGCAAGAGTGATACCGGAGCCTGAAGGCGCATTCTTGTCCGCACTCCTTACCGGCGCACGAGGCAGAATTCCGGAATCGGTGAATGATGATTTTACCCGCACCGGCATCAGCCATCTTATTGCGATCTCCGGCTATAATATCACGATCATTGCGACGGGGATCCTCGGATTGCTCACGCTGTTCGTGCGCAGGCACATCGCTTTTCCTTTTCTGGTTATCATCATAAGTGGTTTTACCGTCTTGGTGGGCGGAAGCGCGTCCGTGGTGCGCGCCGCGGTGATGGGGCTCATGCTGCACGCCGCGTATGTGAGCGACCGGATGTATAAGCCGCTGTCAGGCTTGACGCTGGTGGCCGCCGGGATGCTTCTCTTGAATCCAAGGCTTTTGCGGGATGATCTTGGGTTTGATTTATCATTCTTAGCGACTGTGGGTATTCTCTTAGTGAGCCCTCATCTCATGCGCCGTCTCGCCTTTATCCCCGAGCGATGGAAATTGCGCGAAATCATTGCGCTGACCTTAGCCGCGCAGGTGACCACCTTGCCGCTCTTGGTAGGCAGTTTTGACCGAGTGTCCGTCATATCTCCGATTGCGAATCTCATGCTCGTGCCATGGGTGCCATTCTTGATGGCGATTGGATTCATCGCAGGCATCGTAGGCGTGTTTCCTCTTGCGGGAGAAGCGGTAGGCGCGATGGTGTGGGTTATGGCGCATGCGTTTCTTGCGGTTGCGCACGCACTCGCTCAAGTGCCGGGCGCCGCATTGCAGGTGCCTTCATGGTCGTGGACTGCGGTGGTCGCGCTGTATGCGCTCGCAATCATCGGCTGGTGGCAGAGGAGGTTATTGGTTCTCCTTTGGGGTAATTTTAAACAGCGCTATCGCGCACGCTTCTTTGCCCCCTCTCTCATGAAATCGAAAGAAACGATCGCAGCACAGTCAATGGAAATTGCCCTCGTGCCGATTGACGAATCGCTGTTCCGCGAACCGGTCATCATGTTAGAAGAGAAGGGGAAAAAGGATCAACCCGCACGCGCGCAGGAACCTTATTGGAAAAAAATAATACACGGGATCGAAGCGCATCGCTTCCCTATTGCCATCGGCGCGGTAGCCCTTCTGTTTCTCGCGTATTCTTTTCCCTTATACCTGCGCAGCAAGAAATTGGAGGTTACGTTTTTCGACGTCGGGCAGGGAGACGCGGCGTTGATTAATATTCCCCGAGGACAGCAAGCGCTCATTGACGGGGGGCCGGACGCGGGCATTTTAAGCAAACTCGGCAGCGCCCTGCCGTGGTGGGACCGCACGATCGAGTATGTAGTGCTTACTCATCCGCACACGGATCACGTGACAGGCTTAGTGGAAGTGTTGAAGCGCTATAAGGTGGAAAAAGTAGTGATGACAGGCGTGGCGCACACGACCGATGAGTATCTTGCGTTTTTAGATGAAGTGCGGGGGAGAAATATCCCCGTGCAGTTTGTGGCTTCAGGCGATTCGTTTGAATTAGGAAACGGAGAATTCAGTGTGCTCGCGCCGCAGGAGGGTTTGGAAGGGATACGCGTTGAAGAGTTAAACGGCACTTCCGTGGTCCTGCGTTTTGCCTACGGAGAATCGTCATTTCTCTTCATGGGCGATGCGCCGGTTGCAATGGAGGAAGGGATACTTGCGGCGGGTGAGTGGGATTTGGAAAGCAATGTGCTGAAAGTGGGCCATCACGGAAGCTCGGATGCGAATTCAGAGGAATTTATTAATGCGGTCGCGCCCCAGTATGCTGTCATATCCGCAGGCAAAGATAATCCTTACGGTCATCCGTCCTTGCGTACCGTGAAGCGATTAGAGCGCGCCGGCGCCACGGTGCTCCGCACGGATGTGCGGGGGGATGTGAGATTTACTAGCGACGGACTAAGTTTATACGGTCCTCTCCCTAGAAAGGAAGAGGTTAGGTGA
- the prfB gene encoding peptide chain release factor 2, whose product MNELIDRIRNLKGKIERTWAFLNLDEKQKEIRELEAKTLKPDFWIDQAVARKVSQALAGMQEEQKEWETLRNGTDELLEFADLAMREKDVSVEEDVVKKLADLEDAFSKLEFHVLLSGPHDRKNVIMALHAGTGGVDAMDWTGMLLRMYLRFSEKRGWRVTVLDESRGQEAGYKSALLRIEGAYAYGYLKSEAGVHRLVRISPFDAEKMRHTSFALVEVLPELEEIEEMKIEPGDLRIDTFLSSGHGGQSVQTTYSAVRVVHIPTGITVSCQNERSQLQNKEIAMRILASKLKALEEAKREEEKQLLRGEYTEAAWGNQARSYVLQPYKLVKDHRTEYETKQVDEVLDGCLDDLVESYLKLSPGSKSQ is encoded by the coding sequence ATGAACGAACTTATTGACCGCATTAGGAATTTAAAAGGCAAGATTGAGCGCACATGGGCGTTTTTGAATTTGGACGAGAAGCAGAAAGAGATACGGGAGCTCGAGGCAAAGACCTTAAAGCCTGATTTTTGGATTGATCAGGCAGTGGCGCGGAAGGTATCACAGGCGCTTGCGGGAATGCAGGAAGAACAGAAAGAATGGGAGACGCTGCGCAATGGCACGGATGAATTGCTTGAGTTTGCGGATTTGGCCATGAGGGAAAAGGACGTTTCAGTTGAGGAAGACGTGGTGAAGAAACTGGCAGATTTGGAAGATGCTTTCTCGAAACTGGAATTCCATGTATTGCTTTCAGGTCCGCATGATCGGAAGAACGTCATCATGGCGCTCCATGCGGGCACGGGCGGCGTGGACGCCATGGACTGGACCGGAATGCTCCTGCGCATGTATTTACGCTTCAGCGAGAAAAGGGGCTGGCGGGTCACCGTGCTCGACGAATCGCGGGGGCAGGAAGCGGGGTACAAAAGCGCGCTGCTGCGGATAGAGGGCGCCTACGCGTATGGGTATTTGAAGTCCGAAGCCGGCGTGCATCGCTTGGTGCGCATTTCTCCTTTTGACGCCGAAAAGATGCGGCATACTTCTTTTGCCTTGGTGGAAGTATTGCCGGAGCTCGAAGAGATAGAAGAGATGAAGATCGAGCCCGGTGATCTGCGGATAGACACATTTCTTTCATCCGGCCATGGCGGGCAGTCAGTGCAGACCACGTATTCTGCCGTGCGTGTGGTCCATATCCCCACCGGCATTACCGTCTCTTGTCAAAATGAGCGTTCACAACTTCAAAATAAGGAAATTGCAATGAGGATTCTTGCCTCCAAACTCAAAGCCTTGGAAGAAGCAAAAAGGGAAGAAGAAAAGCAGCTTCTGCGCGGTGAGTACACGGAAGCGGCATGGGGCAACCAAGCGCGCTCCTACGTGTTGCAGCCGTATAAGCTGGTCAAAGACCATCGGACGGAGTATGAGACAAAGCAGGTTGATGAAGTTCTCGATGGTTGCTTAGATGATTTAGTGGAAAGTTATCTTAAACTGTCTCCAGGGAGTAAATCCCAATAA
- a CDS encoding MFS transporter: MPDTLAHTIHRYYTYNFLRDLFFLSAVLVPFFTDWGGITLFQVQILQSWFMLWIFILEIPTGAVADYLGRKYSLALGAFAAMGGALLYGSIPKFEIFLVSEFLFALGAALASGADHALIYDTLIEQKQESRATEVFGKAHSWKLAGILTSAPLGSFLASRMGLNAPMLFTALPLGLASLYALSLHEPKVHQRVSESVRYLKIIKEGFQFFCQHRALKLLALDVIMVASAGYFVIWYYQPLLQRAHIPIAYFGIGHMILTFAEILIMRSAASLLKLFRTEKRFLISTALFTAIPFAMVAIFPSLPTILLFIIFAGGFGLTRSEFVAVFMNRHIPSDKRATVLSSISMFRRLALVILNPLIGFIATHSLNAALLVVGVLPLSLFFFSPLFKQKYVISEVCNDKK, encoded by the coding sequence ATGCCGGATACGCTTGCTCACACCATCCATCGCTATTACACCTATAACTTCCTCAGAGACCTCTTCTTTCTCTCGGCAGTGCTCGTCCCCTTCTTCACTGACTGGGGCGGCATTACCCTTTTCCAGGTTCAAATACTCCAGTCATGGTTCATGTTGTGGATATTTATTTTAGAAATACCGACCGGCGCGGTGGCGGATTACCTGGGAAGGAAATACTCTTTGGCGCTTGGTGCGTTTGCGGCTATGGGCGGCGCGCTCCTCTATGGCAGCATTCCGAAATTCGAAATATTTTTGGTGAGCGAGTTCCTCTTTGCGCTTGGCGCCGCGCTCGCCTCCGGCGCCGATCACGCGCTCATCTACGATACCCTGATAGAGCAAAAACAAGAATCTAGGGCGACCGAGGTATTTGGAAAAGCCCATTCATGGAAATTAGCGGGTATATTAACCTCTGCTCCCTTAGGCAGCTTTCTCGCGTCCCGCATGGGACTGAATGCTCCCATGCTCTTCACTGCGCTCCCACTCGGTCTTGCATCCTTGTACGCCTTATCTCTCCACGAGCCGAAAGTGCACCAAAGAGTATCGGAAAGCGTCCGCTATCTTAAAATTATCAAAGAAGGCTTCCAGTTTTTCTGCCAACATCGCGCTCTCAAACTCTTAGCGCTTGACGTCATCATGGTGGCGTCAGCTGGATACTTCGTCATCTGGTATTACCAGCCGCTCCTCCAGCGCGCCCATATACCGATTGCCTACTTTGGGATTGGCCACATGATCCTCACCTTTGCGGAGATCCTCATCATGCGCTCTGCCGCCTCCCTTTTGAAACTGTTCCGCACGGAAAAGAGGTTCCTTATTTCCACCGCACTCTTCACTGCTATTCCCTTTGCCATGGTGGCGATCTTCCCTTCCCTGCCTACCATACTTTTGTTCATCATTTTTGCAGGAGGATTCGGCCTTACGCGATCAGAATTCGTCGCAGTCTTTATGAACCGCCATATCCCCTCTGACAAGCGCGCTACCGTGCTTTCCTCCATATCCATGTTCCGCAGACTCGCGCTCGTTATCTTAAATCCCCTCATCGGATTCATAGCAACCCATTCGCTCAATGCGGCGCTGCTCGTGGTGGGCGTGTTGCCCTTATCCCTCTTCTTCTTTTCGCCGTTATTTAAACAAAAATACGTAATCAGTGAAGTGTGTAATGACAAAAAATAA
- the glnA gene encoding type I glutamate--ammonia ligase, whose translation MTPEEVIKRVNEDNVSFIHLQFVDLPGSLKEITITPAELPHALTKGVWFDGSSIDGFVRIFESDMILKPDTSTYTVLPWTSGATKSCRMLCDVYQEEQPFPGDPRWILKQAAQRARTQGFTYYTGPEIEFFLLERKDGGMDLSPHDHAGYFDAAPTDLATEFRKEVIIALHAMGIPAEAAHHEVAIGQHEIDIRYGEAVQTADNVMTLKYVIRSIASRHNLAVTFMPKPYFGINGSGMHTHQSLFRGSENAFFDANGHYRLSDLAHSFVAGQIRHARALSAILSPTVNSYKRLVPGYEAPIFVCWAQINRAAWIRVPRTSPGRETSTRVELRSPDPSCNPYLTFAVMLSAGLDGIANRLTPPAPVEENIYHLTHDDIAHKNITTLPASLNEALTALKEDFIVRDTLGPHAYEKFLEAADSDIAEYREQHLLQVSKWERQRYMNR comes from the coding sequence ATGACTCCAGAAGAAGTCATTAAACGGGTAAATGAAGATAACGTTTCATTCATCCACCTCCAGTTCGTGGATCTGCCGGGATCCTTGAAGGAGATCACGATCACGCCAGCGGAATTGCCGCACGCGCTCACAAAAGGCGTATGGTTTGACGGATCCTCGATTGACGGATTCGTGCGCATTTTCGAAAGCGACATGATCCTGAAACCCGACACCAGCACCTATACCGTATTGCCGTGGACGTCGGGCGCGACCAAATCCTGCAGGATGCTCTGCGACGTCTATCAGGAAGAGCAGCCGTTTCCCGGCGATCCGCGCTGGATCCTGAAACAAGCGGCCCAGCGGGCCCGCACGCAAGGATTTACGTATTATACCGGCCCAGAAATAGAATTTTTCCTTCTGGAGCGCAAAGACGGCGGCATGGATCTTAGTCCTCATGACCACGCAGGCTATTTTGACGCCGCGCCCACGGATCTTGCGACGGAATTCAGGAAAGAGGTCATCATCGCGCTCCATGCCATGGGCATTCCTGCGGAAGCGGCGCACCACGAGGTTGCCATAGGACAGCATGAAATAGACATCCGCTACGGCGAAGCAGTGCAGACCGCCGACAATGTCATGACGTTGAAATATGTCATCCGCTCCATAGCCTCGCGGCACAATCTCGCGGTGACCTTCATGCCCAAACCTTATTTCGGCATCAACGGCTCCGGCATGCACACGCACCAAAGCCTCTTCCGCGGCAGCGAAAATGCGTTTTTCGACGCAAATGGCCACTACCGGCTGTCAGACCTCGCGCATTCATTCGTCGCTGGGCAAATCAGGCATGCCCGCGCGCTTTCCGCGATCCTCTCGCCCACCGTCAATTCATACAAACGCCTGGTGCCCGGATATGAAGCGCCTATCTTTGTCTGTTGGGCGCAGATAAACCGCGCCGCCTGGATCAGGGTGCCGCGCACAAGTCCCGGGAGAGAAACATCCACCCGCGTGGAACTGCGCTCGCCTGACCCGTCTTGCAATCCGTACCTCACCTTTGCCGTCATGCTCTCCGCAGGGCTTGACGGCATTGCGAACCGATTGACGCCACCTGCGCCCGTGGAAGAAAATATCTACCATCTGACCCATGATGATATCGCGCATAAAAATATCACCACGCTCCCCGCAAGCCTTAATGAAGCGCTTACTGCCCTAAAGGAAGACTTCATCGTGCGCGACACGCTCGGCCCCCATGCCTATGAAAAATTCCTTGAAGCGGCCGATTCCGACATCGCCGAGTACCGCGAACAGCACCTCCTGCAAGTATCCAAATGGGAACGACAGAGGTATATGAATAGGTAA
- a CDS encoding trypsin-like peptidase domain-containing protein — protein MNNPNLSPPSRAGSPARAGRTAVVVVLISFFIGGISGGIAGYAAALFSTSSIFNFLPSPLRVSRSTILQESAQVRNEGGALPLSGADLSEEDATTEVVKRASPAVVSIIVTKDLSKVYSNTPFSSPFNDFFFQFPGFQFNLPQFQQQAPQGKQEVGGGTGFVVSSDGLILTNKHVVDDTEAEYTVLMNDGKRYTATVLARDPVLDLAVVKIDMRNLTPLSLGDSDSVKIGETVIAIGNALGEFRNTVTKGVVSGIGRTVTASGTADGSEVIEGAIQTDAAINPGNSGGPLLNLQGEVIGVNTAMSQAGQLIGFALPINEAKRVIDSVEKYGKIIRPYVGVRYVMINEEIAKANQLPVQEGALITRGEQRTDLAIMPGSPADKAGLVENDIILELDGQKVDKDNSLARLIAEHSPGDTVTLKILHKGEEKEVRVKLEQFKEQ, from the coding sequence ATGAATAATCCAAACCTATCGCCACCCTCCCGCGCCGGCTCGCCTGCGCGAGCAGGCAGGACTGCGGTCGTGGTGGTGCTTATCAGTTTTTTTATTGGGGGCATAAGCGGCGGGATTGCCGGATATGCGGCCGCGCTTTTTTCCACTTCATCTATTTTTAACTTTCTTCCCTCTCCTCTGCGAGTATCCCGCAGTACCATACTGCAGGAAAGTGCTCAAGTGAGGAACGAGGGCGGTGCGCTGCCATTGTCAGGAGCGGATTTGAGCGAGGAAGACGCTACCACGGAGGTGGTAAAACGCGCATCACCCGCGGTGGTTTCCATTATCGTGACGAAAGACCTTTCAAAGGTTTATTCCAACACGCCATTTTCGTCGCCCTTTAACGATTTCTTTTTCCAGTTCCCCGGATTTCAGTTTAATCTCCCCCAATTCCAGCAACAGGCTCCGCAGGGCAAGCAGGAGGTGGGAGGCGGCACGGGGTTTGTGGTTTCGAGCGATGGCCTGATCCTCACCAATAAGCATGTGGTTGATGATACTGAAGCCGAATACACGGTACTTATGAATGACGGGAAGCGTTATACCGCGACTGTGCTCGCGCGCGATCCCGTGCTTGATCTCGCAGTGGTGAAAATTGACATGAGAAACCTCACGCCATTAAGCCTCGGCGATTCTGATTCCGTCAAGATCGGGGAAACCGTGATCGCGATCGGCAATGCCTTGGGCGAATTCCGCAATACCGTGACCAAGGGAGTTGTTTCCGGCATCGGCCGCACGGTGACCGCATCCGGCACCGCGGACGGGAGCGAGGTGATCGAGGGAGCCATCCAGACCGATGCGGCAATCAATCCGGGGAATTCCGGCGGCCCGCTGCTAAATCTCCAAGGCGAAGTAATCGGCGTGAATACCGCCATGTCGCAGGCAGGCCAGCTCATAGGATTTGCGCTCCCCATTAATGAAGCAAAACGCGTCATAGATTCCGTGGAAAAATACGGCAAAATTATACGTCCGTATGTGGGGGTGCGTTATGTAATGATTAATGAAGAGATAGCCAAAGCGAATCAGCTGCCGGTGCAAGAGGGCGCACTCATTACGAGAGGCGAGCAGCGCACGGATCTTGCCATAATGCCGGGGTCGCCGGCAGACAAGGCGGGATTGGTGGAAAATGATATTATCCTGGAACTTGATGGGCAAAAGGTGGATAAAGACAATTCTCTCGCGCGGCTTATCGCTGAGCACTCGCCCGGCGATACCGTGACGCTGAAAATTTTACATAAAGGCGAAGAGAAGGAAGTAAGGGTAAAACTCGAGCAGTTTAAGGAACAATAA